GCCAGTTTCAAAATATGGTTGATCAAAATATTAACTAATCTATTACACAATAAATTGCATtggttttctattttttttataccttTCCAGTGAAAATAATGACCCCGATAGTGGTATCGTCCCTGGCATCATTGAATGCCCGCATGAGCTCCTTCACCGTGTGAGGCCTGAATGCGTTTCTCCTCTCTGGCCTGTTAATTGTTATCTGGTGCCCACAAAAAATGCAGGGTTAAAAACACACCCACCCAGGTAATAACTTGAGGAATCAACAAAAACATTGATGGCAAAAATACCCATATTCTCTGAAAATCTTGATTTCTGGTGTAcgtatttaaagaaaaagtacCTTGGCAATGCCTTCTCCGACGGCCTTTTCGTAGATGATATCAGTGAACGGCTTCCCAGACTCATCGGGTACTTGCTTCCATTCCGGGATAAAACCTGGGACTTCTCCGTGCACACGATGGTAGGAATCGTTCAATCTTCCGCTGCAGCTCGACATGGCAATGCCCCCGCTCTCTGCAGCTGGAGTGAAATGCCCGGAAACAGAGGCCATTCTCCTGTTAACAAGGTCGAGATCCTTCTGTGTCATCCCTTCCATTGCTGTATATTCTCCGAGAAGTAGGTCTCCAAATGACTCTGAATGCCTGGGAATTCGAAAAGCAGAGGACTGGAACTTTGGAGGATTTGTGTTTGTGTTGTGTTCGGTTTTGGAGTGTTGGAAGGTTTATATAGAGGTTGAGGAGGAGATAAGATAATTTTGACAAGCCTACAATAATTCGAGTGAAAATCCAAAATTGTCCAtgcctattttttttttattaatgaataaattattttataattttcataacAATAATGTAAAATAAGGTAAGGTCAATATTCACAAATGgtgttctttttattttttacaattttaaattaaatttccaaGCATGCTGCTTGGCGCAACTCTCTCCAGTCAAAATAGGAAGCACAAGCAGTCAAGCATGCTAGGATTGAAACACAGTTAGTCAAAGATTTAGAATTAATGTTGTTGTTAGTCCTCTTTGCAAGTACATAAATACCAAGAAACCATTCATATATTACTTctgaaattcaataaaataacatttaatttCCGTATGAAACTTCAAGTACAAATAAGATAGgtacaaattaaattaatgcaTATGATTAGTTTTGATATGGTGAACACTCACAAAAAATTTTTATATGAGTATCGTTAATGTGACGTCTTGTATATTCAATATACGGACGTCACCTCAACCCGTGCTAACACTGTAATGAATATTTATCACGTCAAAATTCTGTATATGATATCAATGTGATACACCCTTCAATCATTCATATTCTGTTTTTTGGCTTTGATTTTTgaatatatacatttttatattctATGGCACGAACGTCTTTAACTATAATCGGTCAAGAATGGCGTTGCTTGTATTTATTTTCTAATTATTATGGcatttaacaaataaaatgaaacaagAATCATGCTGCtttaattttttcttgattataataattattccaTTCAAAAATGGCGATTTGATAGATTAATTTCATGGAAAATGTTTTGTCCATGCTTCATTCTCTATAGGGAggctttaaatattattttgtgtCAAAAAAAGTCAGTAGTTTTTGGGAAAATAAAATTGGAGAGTCGAGTTAGAGGCTAAATTGACCGTTGGTGATAGTTAGGAGCCATATTTCCAATTCCACATTTTTTACAtgaatcttatatatatatatacatatatacacatgaTTAATCCTACGTAAATTTTACACGATCATATAATAATTAACGTgtgtaatattattaatatattttaattagaaattataattaattttatttaacttaatgatgtgttagtaaaataattatatagataaataaaaaatatatttacaagaattttttttatattataaaagtaACGAGTAAGaaaatccaaaaatattatgttgacattcaaataaaataaagttgGAATTTAAAAACCAATTTCTTTGGAATAATATTTAtctcattttaaataaaatttcccTAGCTTTTACCATatcattaatttcatatatattcACTAATTTATTACATGTACGCTGCCCTGAttgcaatttattttatttttgaaataagcAGAAATTTCAAGCATAGACAACCGATTTTGACccaaacaattaaataaattatgttcTTTATCTTTCACCCATCATCACATTTAGCTGCCACTCTCGCTTTCCTCGTCGTTTCATATCTCTCTCCAATAATTTTGCAACATACTAAATAGAATAATCTTAGATTTTTTccttccaaaaaaataaaagaaaaagaaaaaattgggTCAACTTATAACACATTCATCTGATCAAATATCAGGTCATGCTACATATATAATGGGCGGAGAAATGGACAAAATTGGGTAATTGTCCGGCAGGATTTTTAGTCAAAATGTTTAGGTAATCTCGTCCAACAAAAATATATCTAAGTATAAActgtcaaattttaatttaattttaatttaataacaaACATGTTAGTAAGTTTTTTTATactatttttcaattttcaagCTGTCTTCCCTCTTTTGCTAGATGATGCATTTAATTTTAATGCATGcatttaataatatagtttttgcaattttgaatttgattctgatatatgatatttgattttatagATTTCTTTATGTTGAATGTGGTTAAATTGGTTAGTTTAAACGGAATTTTATTTTGGTGCGAACATTTTTTTGTGTGATGGCTGATTGAAAAGTACATGATAAAAAGTCTACATACTTTTTTTGTGTTAATTAAGCTCTTACATTTTAGAGATCTTTGTTCAACTTAAAGTTTTCACACTGCTGAAATaagataatataatttttacgCATTTTTAACCGATCATATGAGCTAATGATTGTAATTGATAAAAAATAAtctccaatttttttattaattaatcaatttaaagaacaaaagaagaaaattttgagaattttatgaCCAACAAATTCATCATAATCCATACATAGCATAAATCAATCGTGCAGTTAAGTATCATAATAATTTCTAGAAAAAGTTATGAAATTGGtaacataaattattttaataacgGCGGCCAATTACGTACATTCTCTGATTCCAACAACATAGGTAAGGTAAATACGGATTATACAACAGCTTACATTagcaacaaaatataaatatgaataatatcaaataatttttttttcataatttaaataaatatgaataatatCAAATAACAAACCGTGGGAATTAATGAATTGGAAGTCGAGATTGAGCCAAATTTATGAAGGGTGAATATGGACCGGTTCAGGTACAATGAATAGGTATAATTATATTTCTGAGGTGAAAAATATCttcaaaaaatacaaaattttctaGAAATTTAATATTACCAAAATATTATTCTCGGTGGTCGAAATACTTGAGCTAAACATAAGTGAAGTAAAATTAATGCATGGCTTTGATGCATTTCCCATCATTGCGGCGGAGTTCTTCTTCACATTATCATCCATGCTTGTGCATTGGAATACAGTCTAAACAAATTGCTTGATTCAGATATGCCTGAATTGCTCAATTTCAGCGCATAAACAAATACCACTGCAAATGCGGCAATCCGCCATGGCTGAAGTTTAGCATGCATAAAGCATGAAACCATCTAGGTATTCTTGTGCGAATCTCGAGCTAAGAATCGGATGTTTCTGGAGTGCTAGCCATGATCAAGAACCTCAATATAACTTTGACCTATATCCTTTCTCATCTTTCTTGCCACAGCAACCTCCCGGAACtcttttgaagtttcaaaatcCCCAATTTCATAATAAAAGTTTGATGCTTGTAACCAGAGAGCAGGGTCCTCTGGCTCAAGGTCAatcaagatttttgcagctctTTTTCCCGCTTGTTCGTTGTGATGAATCGTGCAACTCCTCAAGATCGAACTCCAAATTATGGCATCAACCTGCCAAGGTGTATCTTTGAGTAACTTTTCTGCTTCGTTTACCAAACCTGCACGGCCAAGAAGATCAACCATACAGGAATAATGCTGTCTCTCTGGATGTAGACCATATCGAGTTTTCATTGCATGGAAGACGGATCTTCCCTCGTCAACAAGTCCTGAATAGCCGCAACCCGTTAATACGCTCAAAAATGTAACTTTGTCTGGTTTAAGACCATTTTGGATCATTGTGTCAAACATTTCAAGGCACTCAAATCCAAATCCATTTCGTGCTAGTGCGCTAATGATTGATGTAAAACAGATAACATTTGGGGAagtaatttgattaaaaacctgCCGAGAAAATTTAACACCACCTAATCTAGAGTATGCATCAATCAAAGAGCAAGAGACTGTAATGTCATATTCGAAACCCGACTTTATAGAGCAACAATGCAGCAAACCAAAGCTTGCTGCGCTAGCAAATGTTGATATCGATAGTGCTTTCAAAGTTGTAGAAAGACTAGCCTCATCATATCCAATTTTTTCATCAACCATCAGACCAAACAATTCAATCACGTCCTCTGTGAGACCAAATCTCAGTAAAGATGACATAAGACAGTTACAACACTCGAGAGTTCTCTCTGGAACACTCTCAAATATAGCAACCGAGCTCTCGATATCTCCACATTTTCCATACATATCGATCAAAGAAGATTGAACAAGTGTACTGTCCAAATTTAACTTCAAAACGGAACCATGAATTTGTTTCCCTAACATTATACTCTTTGTTGCACTGGATAACTTCAAGAATTCTAAGAATGAAGAAACTGATGGCTTCTTACCAAAACGCTgcatttgctgaaagatttcaATAGCATCGATGGAGTAACCATTACCTGCACAAACAGAAACCATGGAATTCCAGGAAATCACATCTTCGGGTGGGATACACTTAAATGATTTCCATGCATCGATGAAACTCCCACAAGCAGAGTAAAAGTCAACCAAAGAATTGGCTAGAAACAAATTTGAATTCACCATTCCATTTTTGATAACCAAACAATGCAGCTGCATTCCCTCATCAAGAAACCTCTCATATCCACACCCCCGAATCAAATAACAAAACGTGAGCCCATTCGGTTCCACATTATCTAATTTCATTTCATCATACAATCTTAACAACTCCTTCGATCTTCGTGTATCACAAACCCCACGTAACACAACATTCCAAGTGGCCAAATTTCTCTCTGGTAAGCTACCAAACAATCTTAAACCAGTATCAGAACGACCCATTTTCAAATAAAGATCGACAAGGGCGGAGCCTATGTACAAGTTCAAACTAAACCCAAGAACAATAACTCTACAATGAACTACAGGTCCTTCTCCGTATAACCTCTTGGAGCTACACAAACTTAGAACGGTTGAAAATGTCGATGAATTTTCCACCATGCCCGAGCCAACCATTCGTTTATAAAGAACCAAAGATTCCTTCGAGAACCCAAAACGATAGTACCCTGAAATCATAATGTTCCACGTGATTACATCACGCTCCCGCATTTCATCAAACATCTTGAATGCAATATGTAAAGATCCGGATTTTAATAAGTCAGTAATGATTCTATTATTGGAGTAAATATTAAAATTCCCATTACTATTGTGGCAAAGTGTGTGCAAGGGTAGAGAAAAATGGACTGAATCGACAGGTTTGCATTTG
This Primulina huaijiensis isolate GDHJ02 unplaced genomic scaffold, ASM1229523v2 scaffold42383, whole genome shotgun sequence DNA region includes the following protein-coding sequences:
- the LOC140969581 gene encoding pentatricopeptide repeat-containing protein At1g74600, chloroplastic, translated to MKCQNLLFSFGRVTTKCSYKCKPVDSVHFSLPLHTLCHNSNGNFNIYSNNRIITDLLKSGSLHIAFKMFDEMRERDVITWNIMISGYYRFGFSKESLVLYKRMVGSGMVENSSTFSTVLSLCSSKRLYGEGPVVHCRVIVLGFSLNLYIGSALVDLYLKMGRSDTGLRLFGSLPERNLATWNVVLRGVCDTRRSKELLRLYDEMKLDNVEPNGLTFCYLIRGCGYERFLDEGMQLHCLVIKNGMVNSNLFLANSLVDFYSACGSFIDAWKSFKCIPPEDVISWNSMVSVCAGNGYSIDAIEIFQQMQRFGKKPSVSSFLEFLKLSSATKSIMLGKQIHGSVLKLNLDSTLVQSSLIDMYGKCGDIESSVAIFESVPERTLECCNCLMSSLLRFGLTEDVIELFGLMVDEKIGYDEASLSTTLKALSISTFASAASFGLLHCCSIKSGFEYDITVSCSLIDAYSRLGGVKFSRQVFNQITSPNVICFTSIISALARNGFGFECLEMFDTMIQNGLKPDKVTFLSVLTGCGYSGLVDEGRSVFHAMKTRYGLHPERQHYSCMVDLLGRAGLVNEAEKLLKDTPWQVDAIIWSSILRSCTIHHNEQAGKRAAKILIDLEPEDPALWLQASNFYYEIGDFETSKEFREVAVARKMRKDIGQSYIEVLDHG